The nucleotide window CCCCATATCTTCTAGGGGAACCGTCCTGGGATCAGGAGAGCCCGAAGCGAGGTTTATTGGCATATATGATTTAATAGAATTCTGTTTAAGTTCTTTTATACTCCTAGGAATGATACCTTTAAATTTTCATTACTTTTTATCGTTCCACATAGAAGAGTCAAAATGTTTCTTGGTTTATCTAGATTTCTTTTCGGGATGTGGGTAAATATGAACAATTTTCATAGCTCTAGGCTTCTCCCCTTATTTACTGATCAAACTTGAAGGATGATAAAAAGAACGTCAAACCTCGCCCTTTAGGGCAGGGAGGAGGTCAGTCGCCAAGAGAATATGTATCCTCAATAAGTTTCTTTGGGAGGGTGCTAATTAAATTATTCCTACGGTAAAGTTCAACCTCAATAACTACATGTGCAGTCCAACGTTAAGTTTAGCTTAGCTGCAACGGTACATTCCGAGCTTAGAATGAACTTCTTGCGGGTCGATTACCCCCATAGGGTCTTCTGGGGTTGAAGCGAACCTCAATGTGAAATACGTCTAAGGAAAACAACTTTACCCAGTAATTAGATCCAATGTCCTTACCTTGTATGTCTTGATAAGCCCTTTCTCCAATTGTCTCTCCAACACAAGCAAGGCACCCCTAAACACACCCTCGTAATATTGACTTCCAGGGTTAATCAGTTTAGTATCTCCAATCTTGTCAATCCCCCAGGACTCGTGGACGTGGCCGTGGAGTCCCACCAGTGGACTGAACTTCTCAATGAGCTCCCTTACCGAGGCAGAACCAACGTGCTCCCTACCCCTTTTAGTTTTGGCCATATCTAACTTCGTATTGATTGGTGGGGCATGTACGTTTAGGATAGTCTCCCTAGGGTTTACCTTCTCTAGAAGACCTTCTAGCCTCATGTAAATAGTGGATTCTGGTGACTCCCTGTAGGTGTTGAAGGGTGTGGGATTCACGTAACCTGTACTCACCAGGTTGATGTCGTCGATCTCTACGACCTTTCCTTCAGTGAGATCAATACCCCTTTCCCTTAGCCACGGATCTATCTCCAAGGGATCATCATTACCTAAATTCCAATGAACCTTTAATTGGGCATCCCTAAGCTTCTCCTCCTGAATCTTGAGCCACCTCTCAGCTTGCCACTCTATTCGTTCAAGGATGATCTTTTTCATAACCTCCCTGTTTCCAAGTTCCTCAGCCTCTCTTTGCTCTACCACAATCGGTAACTTTCCGCTAATAAGGGACTCCTCTTCGATTGTCTTCCAGTTAACCTCCTTGTTCTCAAGGAAATATTTACCGGTCTCGTTCCTCCTAAAGATAATTAGGAAGTCCTTTGAGAACATGTCCCCCCCGAATATTAAGTGGTCCACGTTGAACATTTTTGCAGCGTTAAATGCCTTCTTGAAAACTCTTTCAGATCCGTGGATATCTGAGGTAAACAGTATCTTGATTTCGTGGGGCATAATCTCAGAATTATTCAACATGTATATAAGCTTTCTGAGCATTCCCTTAAAAAAATTGAAAATATAATGGAGAATATCTGGGGGTACTGATAAATATTTATCAAAATAGGGGGTTGTTATTAAAATAGTGGATAATCGTACGGTGAAGATCAAAGCTAATTGTGCTCACGCATTTGACCTTCAAGCTAATTCTCAGCTGCGGACTCCCTCACGCCATAAATGGCGAGGCTTACCTCACTTTGTAAAAAGTGCACTTGGGACGCTAGCCCATCACTTGAAATAGTTATAACTTATCTCAGCTTTTGATCAGGGGCAGGGTCATACACCTAGGTCCGCTCCTCTCTCCTCCTTCCTTTATTATTTCGTTCCCCTTGAAGGTTATAACCTTGATCCCTGCTTCTTCCACTAAAGAGTTAGTAATCCTGTTGTGGTCGTAGGCTATTATCTTGCCCTTGTCCACAACTATGACGTTACTTGCGAGAAGCCAGTGTTCCCTCTCCTCGTCGTAGTACTCACCGTTCCCTATGTTTACCACCCTGAGGTCAGGGGTCAAGTACTCCCTTAACACTTCCTTCAGGGGTCTGGGATCCTTCTCGACTTCTCTCCCCTTGTAGATGTAAACCTTCGACCTGTCCAGGAGAGACTTATAATAGATGATCACATCCTTATCTGGAATACC belongs to Metallosphaera tengchongensis and includes:
- a CDS encoding metallophosphoesterase family protein; protein product: MPHEIKILFTSDIHGSERVFKKAFNAAKMFNVDHLIFGGDMFSKDFLIIFRRNETGKYFLENKEVNWKTIEEESLISGKLPIVVEQREAEELGNREVMKKIILERIEWQAERWLKIQEEKLRDAQLKVHWNLGNDDPLEIDPWLRERGIDLTEGKVVEIDDINLVSTGYVNPTPFNTYRESPESTIYMRLEGLLEKVNPRETILNVHAPPINTKLDMAKTKRGREHVGSASVRELIEKFSPLVGLHGHVHESWGIDKIGDTKLINPGSQYYEGVFRGALLVLERQLEKGLIKTYKVRTLDLITG